In a genomic window of Balaenoptera ricei isolate mBalRic1 chromosome 3, mBalRic1.hap2, whole genome shotgun sequence:
- the TICAM1 gene encoding TIR domain-containing adapter molecule 1, with amino-acid sequence MASTGPSLSGAFDILGAAGQDKLLYLKHKLKTLRPGCRGADLLHAMVLLKLGQETEARISLEALKADAVAKLVARQWAGVDSTEAPEEPPDVSRAVARVYHLLAEERLCPAPMREEAYRAAIRAFRSRDDPQLGELQEEARDRCGWEVLRDLEGIQTLHSDRGCLLPSSASPSGTRSHPRPIEDLSDWSRGRSLRSTGSPASLASNLEISQSPTMALLSSHHSPHGPSKLCDKPRPSPVPEPAPMGCQEPEEMSWPPSVEAARPPARPNSPAPRLPEVAADACPTSLHDPPEAPKTSTHHPVECTDVPAAPKSLPSPSRNACPVADQSPIQLSEEDTTYPSAQPRPPTPSAPKTSSPFSSPSTPPKAHPTVSKPGPPPPELESPEQKFYNFVVLHAGADEHIALRVRERLEALGVRDGATFCEDFQVPGRGELHCLQDALDHSAFTILLLTSNFDCRLSQHQANQSLMSSLTRHGWQDCVIPFLPLESSLTQLSPSTTSLLNALVWLDEHSPIFAKRVANTFKSQKLRARKAKWRKEQDIRALQEQSKHLEGEWQQAAAWSAAHSAYLHNYLSYQTQMEKLQVAFGNYMPFETQLPSVPQMPFGGPGTLGAPPPPFPTRPDHQPPLLPPWLAGMPPPAFPQPPVAFPQPQAFPQPPDFPQTSPVHSQGLQPLIIHHAQMVQLGLNNHMWNQRGMQAPEDKTPETE; translated from the coding sequence ATGGCCAGCACAGGCCCGTCCCTTTCTGGCGCCTTTGACATTCTAGGCGCGGCGGGCCAGGATAAGCTCTTGTATCTTAAGCACAAACTGAAGACCCTGCGGCCAGGCTGCCGGGGGGCGGACCTCCTGCATGCCATGGTGCTCCTAAAGCTGGGCCAGGAGACCGAGGCCAGGATCTCCCTGGAGGCCCTGAAGGCAGACGCTGTGGCGAAGCTGGTGGCCCGCCAGTGGGCTGGTGTGGACAGCACTGAGGCCCCAGAGGAGCCCCCAGACGTGTCCCGGGCCGTTGCCAGGGTGTACCACCTTCTTGCCGAGGAGAGGCTGTGTCCAGCGCCAATGCGGGAGGAGGCCTACCGTGCAGCCATCCGTGCTTTCAGGTCCAGGGACGACCCCCAGCTGGGGGAGCTCCAGGAAGAGGCACGAGACCGGTGCGGATGGGAGGTCCTTAGGGACCTGGAGGGCATCCAAACTCTCCACTCCGATCGGGGGTGCCTCCTGCCGTCCTCGGCATCACCCTCCGGGACCCGCAGCCATCCGCGGCCCATCGAGGACCTTTCGGACTGGAGCAGAGGGCGTTCCCTGAGATCCACCGGCAGCCCCGCCTCCCTGGCCAGCAACTTGGAAATTAGCCAGTCGCCCACCATGGCCCTCCTCAGCAGTCACCACAGCCCACACGGGCCCAGCAAGCTGTGTGACAAGCCCCGGCCCAGCCCAGTGCCCGAGCCTGCCCCTATGGGCTGCCAGGAGCCCGAGGAGATGAGCTGGCCCCCATCAGTGGAGGCTGCCAGGCCCCCGGCGCGGCCAAACAGCCCAGCCCCCAGGCTTCCCGAGGTGGCCGCAGATGCATGCCCCACCAGCCTGCACGACCCCCCGGAAGCTCCGAAAACCAGCACTCACCACCCGGTGGAGTGCACGGATGTGCCAGCAGCTCCCAAATCTCTCCCCTCGCCTTCCAGAAACGCCTGCCCTGTCGCGGATCAGTCGCCAATCCAACTTTCAGAGGAAGACACCACTTACCCGTCGGCTCAGCCACGCCCACCGACTCCATCAGCCCCCAAAACGTCCTCTCCCTTTTCGTCTCCATCGACCCCTCCTAAGGCTCACCCTACCGTCTCGAAGCCGGGGCCCCCTCCTCCTGAGCTGGAGTCGCCAGAGCAGAAATTCTATAACTTTGTGGTGCTGCACGCTGGCGCTGACGAGCACATCGCGCTGCGCGTGCGCGAGAGGCTGGAGGCCCTGGGCGTGCGCGACGGCGCTACGTTCTGCGAAGATTTCCAGGTGCCAGGGCGCGGCGAGCTGCACTGCCTGCAGGACGCCTTAGACCACTCGGCCTTCACCATCCTGTTGCTCACCTCCAACTTCGACTGCCGGCTGAGCCAGCACCAGGCGAACCAGTCTCTGATGAGCAGCCTCACGCGGCACGGGTGGCAGGATTGCGTGATCCCCTTCCTGCCCCTGGAGAGTTCCCTGACCCAGCTCAGCCCCAGCACGACCAGCCTGCTCAACGCCCTGGTGTGGCTGGACGAGCACTCCCCGATCTTCGCCAAGAGGGTGGCCAACACCTTCAAGTCCCAGAAGCTGCGGGCCCGCAAGGCCAAGTGGAGGAAGGAACAGGATATCCGGGCCCTGCAGGAGCAGAGCAAACACCTGGAGGGTGAGTGGCAGCAGGCAGCGGCGTGGAGTGCCGCGCACTCGGCTTACCTCCATAACTACCTGTCGTACCAGACGCAGATGGAGAAGCTCCAGGTAGCTTTCGGGAACTACATGCCATTTGAGACTCAGCTGCCTTCTGTGCCTCAGATGCCCTTTGGGGGACCGGGGACCCTGGGAGCCCCACCACCACCCTTTCCCACGCGGCCGGACCATCAGCCGCCGCTCCTGCCTCCTTGGCTGGCGGGCATGCCCCCACCGGCCTTCCCGCAGCCCCCGGTGGCTTTCCCGCAGCCCCAGGCCTTCCCGCAGCCCCCGGACTTCCCACAGACTTCACCCGTGCACTCTCAGGGGCTGCAGCCCCTCATCATACACCATGCGCAGATGGTACAACTGGGACTCAACAACCACATGTGGAACCAGAGAGGGATGCAGGCGCCCGAGGACAAGACGCCAGAAACGGAATGA